A segment of the Fusobacterium varium genome:
GAAAAGCTCTAGTATAAATATTCCTGGGGGGATATTGAGAGAGGGAGAAAAAGAGTATCTTATTAAAATTGAGGCTGAAATTGAAACAGCTGATGAGATAAAAGAGATTATTTTAAGCAATAAAGATGGACATCTTTTAAAATTAAAAGATATAGCTAATATAAAAGTTGCTCCTAAAGATATTAAATCTATATATAGAAAAAATGGTGAAGATAGTATTGTTGTTATCATCTCTAAAACAGATGGTGGAAATGCTATTTCAATAGTAAATAATTCTAAAAAACTTTTAGAGAAGAATAGAGGTTCTCTTCCTTTAAATACCAAATTAAACTATGAATTTGATTCTTCTATAACTATTAATAACTCTATAAATAATGTTAAAAATAGTGGTATTCAAGGATTGGTTTTAGCATCTTTAATACTTTTTGTATTTTTAAAGAGTATCTCTGCAACTCTTATAATAGCAGTGGCTATTCCAATATCTATTATATTTACATTTTTCCTATTAAATATGCAGGGAATAAGTATAAACTTAATCTCATTAATGGGATTGTCTCTAGGTATAGGAATGTTAGTTGATAACTCAGTTGTAGTTGTAGATAATATCTTCAGACATATGACAGAGCTTGGAAAAAATAAGATACAAGCTGCTAAAGATGGAGCAGAGGAGATGGCTCTTCCTGTATTGGCATCAACTATGACTACTGTTGCTGCTTTCTTGCCACTTGTTTTCCAAGAGGGATTGGCTAAAGAGCAATTTAATAACTTATGTTATGCTATATCTTACTCTCTTCTTGCATCATTGATTATCTCTTTAACTTTTGTTCCAATGATTGCTAGTAAGATAATGGACCAAAAGAAAAATCTAAATGCTGAAGGTAAAATTATGACTACTTTCAGAAAGATCTATGTAAATAGCTTAAAGTGGTCAATTAGAAGAAGAGGAATAGTCTTATTAATTTTATTTGCTCTTTTCAGTGGTTCACTTTATGTAGCCTCAAAATTAGGTGGAAGATTCACTCCTACAATTGATGAGGGAAGATATGCTGTTGTTGCTAAACTTCCATCTGGTTCAGATGTAAATAAAGGGGATAGAATAGGAAAGATACTTGAAGAGAAAGTTAAGGATCTACCTTTTGTTGTAGACTACACTGTTTCAGCTAATGGAACAAGTTCAATTTTAAATATCAATGCAGGTTTAAAAACTTCAAGAGAAGAGAGCATGTCTGATATTTTGAAAAAGCTTAGAGAAACTTTTGTTGAAATTCCTGATATGGAGTTAACAATCGCCCCAGGTTATAGATTTGGTACTAGAGGGCTTTATGATTTAGAGTTTGAACTTTACTCTGATAATGAGGCTCAACTTCAAATAATCTCTGAACAATTAAAAGAGCAGATTAAAAAAATAGATGGTATCTATGATGTTACCTCTTCATTTGAAGGTGGTAAACCTGAAGGAAAATTCTATATTAATAGAGAAAAAGCTGAATACTATGGACTTGATGTTAAAGAGATTGCTACAATGATTCAAACACAAATTTTAGGTGGAACTCCTATAAAAATAAATAGTGACAACAGTGAGATTGATGTTACATTAAAACTTCAAAAGAAATATAGAGAGTCAA
Coding sequences within it:
- a CDS encoding efflux RND transporter permease subunit, whose translation is MKSIPEFSIRKPATTIMFIISMIFFGFLGLRKMPVEMLPNINKPTVRIRIKWDGATPDDVDKMITRKIEDVLPNVEGIVEYSSESSAETSLIFIKFKYGTDVETKITLIQNELNQIRNKFPDDMKEPSIRKSSSSDIPALTFTLYGGDMMEMRSYAENNLKPMLERLEGVSEIDVYGGQEQEVAIEIDPDKLENYNLSIVDVYNKMKSSSINIPGGILREGEKEYLIKIEAEIETADEIKEIILSNKDGHLLKLKDIANIKVAPKDIKSIYRKNGEDSIVVIISKTDGGNAISIVNNSKKLLEKNRGSLPLNTKLNYEFDSSITINNSINNVKNSGIQGLVLASLILFVFLKSISATLIIAVAIPISIIFTFFLLNMQGISINLISLMGLSLGIGMLVDNSVVVVDNIFRHMTELGKNKIQAAKDGAEEMALPVLASTMTTVAAFLPLVFQEGLAKEQFNNLCYAISYSLLASLIISLTFVPMIASKIMDQKKNLNAEGKIMTTFRKIYVNSLKWSIRRRGIVLLILFALFSGSLYVASKLGGRFTPTIDEGRYAVVAKLPSGSDVNKGDRIGKILEEKVKDLPFVVDYTVSANGTSSILNINAGLKTSREESMSDILKKLRETFVEIPDMELTIAPGYRFGTRGLYDLEFELYSDNEAQLQIISEQLKEQIKKIDGIYDVTSSFEGGKPEGKFYINREKAEYYGLDVKEIATMIQTQILGGTPIKINSDNSEIDVTLKLQKKYRESTGLILDSRITLKSGENIRISDVAEFRAEEGPSKIEKKDKKKKIVIYANMKDELDLKTAQELVIQTLEDMGYPEGITYGTGGKSADMAEMSEQLQYTFMIAVFLIYFILVWQFESFIMPFVIILSIPLSTTGAFYALYLAGLSIDAMVSVGFVMLAGIVVNNAIVLIDFINFRREVGDNMNKALITAGKTRLRPILMTTLTTVLGMLPLMFSNGEGSEIYKGMSFVVVFGLSAATLLTLIVIPIFYYFIDDFVKWCKKAKKVILNKK